ATAAGTTTTCTGTAATTGAGATTTACCTCTTTGACTAACAGTGCCACTCTATGCAGCAGTACGTCCCAAACTATTATCGTTTATGGCATTTTGGCTCAATAAATTTTTGTACGAAATTTGTTTGCTTTTTAAGTGCTGACTATATTGTTCTGTAGTGCTACTTGTTTTGTACGAGTTTAACAAGCATATGTTGAAAGTGAATaagtacaaacataaaaaataacaaagtacaATATATCATATATCTTTTTTCATGAAAGCtacagaataagaaaataaaggTAGTTAActgattttttctatttttttagaaaacaattgatttttttacatttagtacaGCATAATAGCACTTAAAAACAACTCACTtgataaaaaatccaaaatataccaaCACAAAAGtccttatttgtattttaaatatttctgatctgtataatgattaaaaaagctaaaaatctttaattaattagCAACAAAAAAAATACCTTGCTTAAAGAGTGACTCCCATAACAAAACAATGATTCCAGCTGATGATATGTAAATCTAAAATCATCTGTATTTTAGGGAAAAAAAAGACTGCgtttatataaagtaatagtGCCGATTTTATAGTTTAggactatataaaatacattgagaaatataaTCATGGATGTTATGTCATTTACAGTAAACATCGACCTAATATCCGTGACACAATGTCAGCACTTTTAGTGTTAATGTAAAGCTACTGTCTTTTTTGTCATACAATTACCCATATCCAAATATAATTCAGTTGGAATTgaattttcataatgtaaatgtaatgtttgtCGTAGCTGTGCAGTGGGAAAGGATATCGCTGTGAGCTGTGTGATGACAAGGACGATGTGATATTCCCGTTCTTCAGCACAGTGAACGTCTGCTCCGAGTGTTCATGGGTCTACCACAAGACTTGCTGGCTCAGATATCTTGTATGTAGGAAGTGCCAACGGAATAAGAAAAAGCAGCTTGAGACAGTACCTCCAGAGTCTTGAACAGTATTTATATCAAAGACAAGAAGAATATAATACACGCAATTTCAtatcaaatatattgtatttttattttaaatatattttattattgaacgTTAAAGGTATTTCTGTTTCTTCCTATTGTGAATTTTCGTTTGGAATTTGAACGTTGTCGTAACACATGGCAAGTAATAAAAGTACTCCATTttccaatgtaaatttgtattttgtggaGTCACCTAaagataaaatcttttattttgaaatacacatttaaattagaatattttgtacctttattagttgcattaaatttaaatatttttccaattgctccaagaatcttctTGCTCTAAACACGTTGTACTAACAACACTGCAGCCCTCATCCGTCACGTGCTGCAATCTTGCTGCAGATCTTTGAAACTGTATAATTTAAGTGGTGGTGGTTTGAAGTCAAGGTAGTAGGAGAAGCAAAATTagatacaaacaaaaattttatttaattgtattttaacaaaattacatttcacAGTTGGTGCTTTGGTCCTTCGGTAAACCATGGGAAGGTTTCATGTTGACACTATTAACTCTGTAGAACTCTCTTGTAGACTGGAATCGCTTGTTCACAAACAATGACTTTCCCTCCAGGTTAGTCCTTCTGTGTCCATATATTGAAGATGTAAGCACTGGTACTATTCGTTCTTCTTCCTGGAAACTTACTTTAGTTTTTTAGATATCCCATCATGGGTGTATATAAGGAGGGGGATGAAGCCCCTCTCagaattttgaaagaaaaacattaaaattacaccaAGTAGTTTGTCTAAATTTAGAACTCACTTGTGAGGTCTTAAAGCTAAAAAAATTTCCCAAGGGAAGATTCCTGAGTCCCTATTTTTGGAGGATCTTTTTATTCATCCTGAACCACCCACTGTGTTAGCCCCCCCCCTCTCAAATTATTCTCACTATTGCACAATGAGATCATTGTACATaaattagaacaaatatttaGTGTTCTATAATTTTGGTTTATAGTTACTTTTCCAGCCTTATTGTCATAATTATTCTAgaggacaattttaaattttcaaaattttttaaaatatctacataAGGCCTTCAGCAGGATTTTTTTGTACTACAACTTTCATATACTTCTCTAGTACATCTGCAAagagaatacaattttaaatacagactGTGATGGTTGAATGTAATAGATTTTGATGTAACTAAATGACAATTCCTTTAGTGATGTAGGACTGTctgtttttccaaattttgttgtgcctttttgacgtgacaacgtcttaaattaggttgcggctcggagtcactcattgaaaaagtgtaacgccccggtaacgttacgatgcccgtccagtgggtccgccgcacgggataaagcagataactgtgggtccgccgcacgggaataaagcagataactgtgggtccgccgcacgggataaagcagataactatgtttattcgtgaaaattgtggagtgcttagattcgtcatttacaacaactacaacaataaaggtaaataattgtacactgatatttcattatcgtaaactatgattgattgattaattgttagattgacacaaaagttgagaaactgagtttataggttatgtcatactattgacaaatgttgatagtgttaagtaaattattagtttaaattactctgcaatcaatcgtaattcagtcgattgagaagaaacagcgcgtattgctagtcaaacatttaaaataacaaattataacctctaacctgtcataacagtgcgaccaaacaaacgaactaaaccgaccaatcaccacgcgcggagttagaatttaactgtgtttagcaagaatttcaaattccaattttagtaaatgttttattcaactttaccatttacaataacaaatttttaattaatttcaaattatgtacaatgttttagtaaacaaaatatatttctatagttaaaatttgtgcaattcttattttcattcaattccttgtttcctattgtgcaatttaataatattcatatcaataaatattctaccgagaaaaagacgttgtcacgtaaaatcttcgcccgtaaaaccgactttacaggcaaccataatttttttttaattaagggtTTAACCAAGCTAAATATATAACCTCATTGTGTATGCCATCTTGAAAAATCTTTGGATTACTGCGGTCAGAGCGCCACATCTTCTGATCCCATCCATGTTCAAAGTGAAAGAGAATGTCATACTGGCTTTTCTTAATTTCCTTCTTGGGCCTATTGAAGTATGTTATCTTTTCATTCTCTGGTATGTCCTAAAAATAAgatacacaaaacaaatatattgtaacaatttgaagaaaataagttaaaagatataacttatattttaatgcaaGATGTGCTGTTTTCAAAATCACACAAAAATGGTAGAGCTAATCATAACAGATGGcttcacaatatttatttctctttctCTCGTTATTATGGTCTGTGTgcttaacaatttaattataaccgTTAACAATTATGCTTTTACATAAATGGAAGAATTGAAGTAGAGAAACTTCTTCTACAACCTTAGTGTAATGTCTAAATGTTAAGCCTGAATTTCCATGTCCTAATTATCTTGATGAACCTGTATCCTTGCCCCACCTTGTTTTAAGAGCTTTACTGAGCAACTCCAAAATGATCCCTTTAAAATATCCCTTGTCTGATGTGTTGACAGTGGCAGACATCATAGTACGTTTAGTGTAGTATTACACTACTAAGATCACTCAATATGTAGCCGCACTGAATGTGTTATCTACATTTATTATAGAAAGAAGTTAAAGTAGTATAGTAGTTTTAACAAGTTGACCATAGCAGACATCGTAGTATGGTGTTAAGACTACTTAAGACTGTTATGACTCTATTATGAGTGCCAATGTCCGGTCAGGTGATAAAATTACCCAATGTTACagcaataatattttgtttaggaaacaggatttttccggacatttgccatcgttcagtaacactactgattttttgtttcactgaacgatggcaaaatgtccggaaaaatcctgtttccttcacaatccttccattgtcaaaaataaacttcaaagaatattttaataatcagatCAGAAGCAGTCTCTGTTATGCACTGGAAGATTGGAAGTCTATTACGGATTCAGCCAATAGTCCTCAAGAAAGGTTTGtggtcaataaaaataaaagtagtatgctcaaaataatacatattaccactaaaactaaatttttatccTTCTCCAGTTTTTGCCATGTATACTGCCTTGCTTGTATGTACTGTTGGGGAGTGAACCATGCTTTAGGCATTTTCAACAAGAATTTCTCTAAATATTTCAGTGGATAGAATGCAATGTTgctgaatacaataaataatttagtataatctGTTTTGCATCCATGGTAATGAgtttctaagaaaataatattagaagACAACTTCACTACTGTGGGTTTATATTTGCTCATCTAAATTTGTTTTACTGAGCCTGAAGCAGTAGTGTGTATAAATCACAGTTAACTTTAACAGAATACTAAAAGGTTTGTCCGAAAAGAATCTGACCTCCCTTTATTGGCCGAATATTACGTGACCGACCCATCTCAGATAAGTTACAGGGATGGAGGGGGAGAATCCTTTTGAGACTACTTCCAGGAATTCACTGTCCTCTACCCAGTCAGTAAGTAAGATCGctttactttgtattttctaCATTGTAAATGTGTTGCATTTCATTATGACTGAACCTCTTGAGCATAAACTTTTGCCAGAAACTTGACCATTCTTCTTAAGAGGTAACCTCTATGATACAAAACCTTTTTGTGATGAGTTTATACTTAGATAAAGGAATGATTTACGCGATTCAAAGACGACTGTATTTGAGTGGAAGATCTGGCAGGTCTATAACTGCAGACACTgaaattgtttcataaaatacattcGTCGATTGACTGTACGCACAGTAGTTAGAAGATCATAACATGTCAAAAACCAGTAGTTCCTAAAATTTCAAACGAAGATTTGAAAATGAACCAAGTATCTGACAATTGCAGGCCTGCCAGATCGCTGATCACTCCACTGAAATGAGGCCACCTCGAATTGCCTAAACGATTAATGTATCACAATATTATCCATAGCTCATCAAAAACTTTCTTGTTTCACAAATATTATCTCTAATGCAGAATGTTACAAATACTGCTCGAGGCTTCGGTCATGAAAtgaaatgtctttattagaggtgaagttaggactataaagtcctctctaccacttaacatCATAATGTAATGACATGAGACAGAGCAATGTGATTTATTGATTGGATGGTCTCCCTCTTCCACCACCATGGCCAGTCTGAGAGCCAATTATGtaacaatcaatcaataaaaGGAGGTCAAAATATTTGTGGACAAACTCGTATTCTGACAAAATCTGGAGGACACACTTTTTTCTTCTGACtttacaattttagtttgtaGAGTGCCCTAAACCTTTTGGAAAACTGCCATACGAATAGGAGGAAACATTCAAACCCGTTACAGGATTTTCTGTTTCATCTATAAATATTGATGCTGGGGTAGTCATTGAAGCCACAGTTCTGAACCACAAGTTTGAAGAGTACTGTTTTTCcacatataaatgttttaaataaggcTAATTGTGCAAAGAGTCTAAGGTAGTGGATGTAGGAGTTTGTTGGTGACACAACTCATGTATTGCTTAAAGTGGTTTAGTCTGCCATCAAGAACCTAAAACCTTGCAGTTTGTAGGGCTGATGCTATGtctatgttaattaattatcaaatgtATTTTCGAAATCATTGCTCCTATATTATGAGAATTGTTCAGACAGTTCACTGATATGACATTTTCCATCCATCTATAATGGAATAACAGTAATCTTGCAGATTCCATAACATAATTCccaaactaattttataacaacttgTAAGTGTAATAAAGATACTCTAAATTGTTTGCATGGTCTTTATAAGCAAAAATTGCTATCTTATCTCTACACCAACATGACTTTATGAGTGTTTTTCTATTGCTAAAAAACTGACTGTTTTTAGCTGTTGGTAAGCCTGTAGTAATATGCCACGGTCAGTTTGATATTATCTACATTAGCttccaaattttatgtacacATTTTGACAAGCTTTAACACAATCTCTTTTTAAGAAAGCTTTAGGATTTTGTCATATCATTATTTGCTGATTAACCCTTCAGAAGAAACATTTAGATATGTATTGAAGTATATTCTGAGTTTCTTTGTTGATTCAAGATTAACTTAAAACTCCATTTAGGGACCTCTGTTTTCTTGTTATTTAACAGTGATGTAATCATTCTGAACTGCAACATATAGCTTTGTGTTCATGGTATCAAACTTCTGCAGCCAATGTaacttggtatttttttttatatagtgtgAGTCTGTATTGGAAAGTCACAAAACGAGATGCGTGGTTGGTGTGGAAGTCTGCGAGGATGGTCTTGCTTACCAGCATTCAGAATAGTGAGAATTCGTAGGTGAATATGAACAGGACAGGACCAAGAAGTTATCCCTATGGAACTCCTCCATTAATTCCTTTTGAACTAGATTACACATTCTGCCATGTTTTGTTTGCCGAGTATCTTAAGTCTACTTACTACTTGGCTACGTTCGTTTAGGTAAAACCTGTAGCTGTTCCCATTATGCCCAGTGCTTCAAATTTTGAAAGATTAAGATTATGTTCAAGagaatcaaaagctttactaaaatCTAATAATACTGGGTGTTTATAAAAGAATATCGGGTAATTCATACATCAAATCAAAGAGCAACCGAAACAGTTGTGTTTGTTGTCACCTGTGTGGATGTGGACGCAATGTTTCCTTTGCCATCCCTTAGAAAGCACTAATAACAAATAGCAACTTGTGAACAGAAGGCTTTTTGTGTTCTGAATTTTGCAAAGGCAGACTCAAACACAGACTCCgactgttaattttttaaatccatgctAACAACAAatgcatatatatacatatatatatatatatatatatatatatatatatatatatatatatatatatatatatataggtataggTCTTCTAAtcttttcaacataaaaataaatatacaagattTAGTTGTGATATCAAATGTTACCAACACTAGTAGTAGCTTTTTGGGAATTTTGTATTTACCTTGTGAACTTGAGGGTTCACTCAATAAGACTTGTCCTCTAGAGTTCTGCATTACAGTAAAACCCTTATTATTGGAAACGACTTGAGAAATAGTGAAATATAGCCTTGAATCAAGAAGGTTCAGAATGAACAAGTAATTTGGGCAAGTGGCAACCCCAATATTATATTGACTTcactcaaataatttattgcggAGATGTCAAAGGAGACCAACACCTCAACTGTCAGACCAATTTTCACAAAAAGCAATAAAACTCCTCCTAAATACCATCCCAGCTTTCACTATCTATACATCCAGTCACAATTTTACTGTTCATAGAGGAGTAGCAATCCTTCCATCCCTACATTCCCCCACACTGAAGTCATCAACCCCTCCACATCTTATCTTGGAGTGTCAGTGGCACAATCATCAACCCTGATAGCAGTAATTTATATTCCCATTATCACTCAGTGCTTTCCTTGCAGTGGCAAGTTCAGTGTCATTACTGTTGCCTCTGATTATTTCAAGAACTAATAAGTTAATTAGTTAATGTtctgtaaaatattgttcttgttctgtacatataataaaataatacagtgatGTTATAATTTGAGTACATTTCCCAGAAGTCCATATTTAGATAATCTCGTATTATTGGAAAATTTGGTTATTCAAAACATGTTCAGCTCCTATTATTTCCAATAATCGAGCTTTTACTGTGTCATGATCTAACTCAGCGGTTCCCAAACTGGGGGGGCGCGCCCCCCTGGGGGGGGCGTGACacccaaatgaaataaataaaaaaaattacaaaaataatttcctcaTAATAATACTCCCCTCCCGCCATCCATGACCCCCACCACCCGTTACCCTCCATTTGGCCTTGGCGTGAGTGCGAGTGTCCCTCCACCCCTACCACGCCCGCCTACCACTACCCCCACCGCATCTTCAATCCAATGTCAATAACCTTGCACTTTGTTCAGTGCTTGCGTTGTAACTAGTCCGTTGTGCCAACAGTGCTTTCCGTGAATTATCGTCAGCGTGTTTGCTGTATTGTGGGTGTTCTGTAATTGCTGCGACGTTTGAATTGgagtaattgtttttgtgttgtgtgAGTTCTGTGTGAAGCTGAATCAGAGAAGATGAACACGGCAAAGAAACACAAGTATATTGACGATTATATTCAATATGGGTTTGTTTCCTTGCTTAAAGATAATGTTGATCACCCTCAGTGCGTTATTTACTATGAGGTATTAAGCAATGACGCGATGAGGCCTAATTGTCTTCTGAGACATTTGTCAACCAAACATGCCTCTTTAAAGGACAAACCTAAAGAGTTTTTCGCTGCAAAATCTAAGAATTTAAAGCGCATGAAGTTAGATAGCACTGGATCTGCTGCTCAGTCATCTCTAAAAGTGCTTGAAGCTTCATATGAATTATCTCTTATTAATGCTAAGGAAAAGAAAAGTCACACTACTGGTGAAACGCTTGTTAAACCGTGCATTTTAAAAGCAGCCGATGTTGTCCTTGGAACTGATAGTAGGCAAAAGCTATCACAAATACCACTTTCAGACAACACCGTAAAACGCCGCATTGATGATATGGCCAAGGACATTAAAAACTAGGTGgttgatgcaataaaaaaatcaccgtTTTTTGCTATCCAGCTTGACGAGAGTACAGACATAGCACAATCCTCTCATTTGCTTGTATATGTTCgttacattgaaaatgaaagaatgaaggatGAACTGATGTTTTCTACTGAGCTGTTGACCACTACTAAAGCTGTAGATGTGATGGAAGCAGTATCAGACTTTTTTAAGAAACACGAACTTTCTTGGCAAAAACTTATTGGTGTATGCACAGATGGTGCTCCTTCAATGCTGGGTTCTCGTTCAGGCTTTGTGCAGTTGGTCAAAGAGAAGAATGCTGATGTGGTTGGgattcattgttttattcacCGCCAAGCCTTGGCAGCAGAAACTCTTCCTAACGAACTCAATGCTGTTTTAAAGCTTTGTATTAAAGTAGTCAACTACGTTAAGAACAGTGCATTAAATACTCGACTGTTTAAAATTCTGTGTGAAGATTTAGGAAGTGATCACAAAACGCTGCTATTTCATACAGAAGTACGATGGCTATCAAAAGGCAATATGTTGGGAAGAATATTGAACTCTgtgatgaagtgataacgtttttGGCACAGCAGAAACAAAACGAGCTTAGTGCAGAGTTCAAAAAACCCTGGAACCAAGTGATTTTGGCCTATTTATCAGACTTTTTTGACACGTTAAATAACCTAAACTTGAGACTGCAAGGTGCAGACTCAAATATAGTAACACATCGGGATGCCATCAAGATGTACGTTGAGAAACTACAACTTTGGATACGTAAAGTGTCAATGAACCCCAGCAAACTATTCAAGTTTCAGCAAAGTAGTGTCAGTCTCAGAAGAAGTATGTTTTGAGGACGTTTTTGAAGGATCGCTTTTGAAAAAACTTGATAATTGACCATTTGAAGAACCTCAAGGAGGAGTTCAGCAAGTACTTTCCTAACTTGTCAGAGGAGTTGTACAAACTATCAACTGACCCGTTCAACATGGACATACAGTTGCTGCCAGAAGAGTTGCAAGAGGagggaatagaaataaaaaatgactcTGCTGCAAGATACGATTTTGACAAAATGGACAAGCCCTCATTTTggttaaagtacttaaaagtttACCCCAGTGTTTCAGGGAAAGCTGTTCGGATGTACTTGCCTTTTTCAACAACATACATGTGCGAAAAAGCGTTTTCAACTCTTGTGGCGATCAAAACCAAGTACCGCAACAAACTTGATGTCGAAAGTGACCTACGCTGTGCTTTGTCTGAAACTCAACCCAGGATCTGTCAGCTTATCCAGAACATGCAAGCGCACCCATCtcactaaattacattttatgttttgtttttgtaagtaggtaggcctattgtttcaccttccttaaattgaaaatgtatctgtgttacaatgttaaattttgtatcaattattatattcgttttttcatgtaatacttgtttaaattttcaccATACGTACAATTATTGATATGTGTAGGGGGGCGTGGGGGGTCTCCAAATAACCAGAGGGGGCGTGGTACAAAAAAGTTTGGGAACCCCTGATCTAACTGGTGAAGAAATACTTGTGAGAGTTCTGTGGCACCCCTTTCATATAAGAGATGTGCtcatttgtttcattttcaaGAATGTGACCTAGCAAGAATGTGTGGCAAACActgtaattttgatttataacaaCATTGGCAAGTTTTTGTAGGAAATACAAATGGCATGTAAGCTCTAACTATGTGACTTAACAGGAGTTGAAGCTTAGACATAAAGGTATTTAGGGCCTTTGATTTTTCAATTGTGAGTGTGTTGGTCAGTTGGCACATTCATGATTGTAGGCGGGTAAATAGGAGCCtcaatttaaacttaaagttgTACACTTCAATAATGTAGTGTAAGAGAAACAGTACCGAGTAGGATATGTTACCTTTACATGAAAAGTAATAGGGATAAACATAactcaattataaataaagtttattgacATGTACACCTAAAGTTTCTTGATGACAACAGTCTTTTGTTAAGGCTATGCCTCATTTAACAACTCTTGTTGCTTTGCTTCTAACATTTTCTCTGCTGTGGAGATATGGTCTGTCGCCACTTGTGtaatctgaaaaaaataacaaaatcatacattttttcattgattGTAACATACACAAATGAATTATTGTTATCAAAAACTAATACCAGTATGAATAACAATTACTGCAATCAGtaatattagaattatattaCGAGTTCATTAAGATCCTGGTTCATTCCAAAATATGTATACTATTCACACTGCTGTGAGTACTTATGCACTACATTTAACaggtaaaatattctaaaacattcaCATTAAGCACAGCAAAGATGCCATACACAATGAAAAGCAACACAGTTGCAAATCGTTGAAACTACATTAGATCAAACACAATAcctttaaattctaaaaatgcaatataattatttaacaattcatcaataaaaaataaaaaaataccattataattacataatattttgtaagttacaGTTACTTATCTATTATGAATTGAATAGAACtcaaagtaagaataaaaaagtaagtcTGCTAGACCAGCGGTTCCCAAAATTCTAACGAGTTGAGGACCCCCTGAAAATAACTCAAACCATTGGGGAcccctaaaaataattttgaatgtatggtAAGTgggtatttattaataacttaaacaaacggatatatatgtatatatatatatatatatatatatatatatatatatatatatatataaatatataatcataatgtacttgtaatatatttatattatttatacttactgGATATATACCAACGATGGATACAGCATAAACTGAAAAGTAATTATTGCACTcttgtgtttacattattttccaatattttttttaaagtattaaaacaaatgcCAAAAACGTTCGTTTGCCTAGCTAGGAAACAAATAAGTGGgcacacattaaatttaaaaaagatgaaattttattttacattacataattttattttacataatttaaattgttatcaatttaattttataatattatgaattgtttaaaagatttttttcacttttttatatgattttgattAGTCCTAGTGTGAAAGATGAAATCTATCTTTTTT
The Homalodisca vitripennis isolate AUS2020 chromosome 1, UT_GWSS_2.1, whole genome shotgun sequence DNA segment above includes these coding regions:
- the LOC124356902 gene encoding differentially expressed in FDCP 8 homolog, with the protein product MEIHSGKLLDELKNIASKFEDHIIKNCQLCSGKGYRCELCDDKDDVIFPFFSTVNVCSECSWVYHKTCWLRYLVCRKCQRNKKKQLETVPPES
- the LOC124356909 gene encoding uncharacterized protein C5orf49-like gives rise to the protein MPKAWFTPQQYIQARQYTWQKLEKDKNLVLVDIPENEKITYFNRPKKEIKKSQYDILFHFEHGWDQKMWRSDRSNPKIFQDGIHNEEEERIVPVLTSSIYGHRRTNLEGKSLFVNKRFQSTREFYRVNSVNMKPSHGLPKDQSTNCEM
- the LOC124368052 gene encoding zinc finger BED domain-containing protein 5-like; the protein is MDIQLLPEELQEEGIEIKNDSAARYDFDKMDKPSFWLKYLKVYPSVSGKAVRMYLPFSTTYMCEKAFSTLVAIKTKYRNKLDVESDLRCALSETQPRICQLIQNMQAHPSH